TAAAAAGTTATATTTTTGCAGGCATTCTTAGTTCTGCGAACGGACTGTTATTCTAATCGCTTGCTCATAACATGCTGGAGCAAGTCGCAGTGGAGCAATAACACGAAATAGCGCTACTCCACGGAAGGGAGAAGCGCTACTTTGTTTACTGGGACAACCTCTCAGTTCTAACGGCTGTTCTTCTTGGCAATCTCGCGCCGCACAACAGGGGCAACCTCTGTTGCCAATAGTTCAATGGCCTTGGTTACCTTGGCGTAAGGAAGCCCGCCGATATCGAGCTGAGTCATAAAGCGGCTATGGCCGAACAGCTCATGCTGATAGAGAATTTTCTCAATAATTTGCTGCGGGCTGCCCACAGCCATCGTGTTATCAGCAGATACATATTGCCCAAAGTCGTCACGAGACACTTTGTATTCTTGTCCAGGTTTTGGACTGATGGAATTCCGGTAACTATAGTAATATGGGTAATATTCATCCAGCGCCTGCTGTGAGGTTTCGGCAATGTAGCCGTGGCTAGTAATTGCAATCTTTAGATCCTCAGGTGCATGCCCTGCCAGAATTCCGGCGCGTCGATAAGTTGCGGCAAGCTCTTGGAAAGGCTCTGGACTGCCGCTAAGAATGGCGATGGCCATTCCGGTTCCAAGTGTTCCAGCTTTCTCCGCGCTTTCAGGAGAACCGCCTACGCCAATCCATACAGGAAGTCTTTGCTGAAGAGGGCGTGGAGCAATCTCAGAATCCTTCAGGGGTGAACGGAAGGAGCCCTCCCAGTTCATAATTTCATGCTTGTTAAGCTCCAAAAGCAGATTGATATTCTCGGTGAATAGTCGATGATAGTCTTCAAGTTCATACCCGAAGAGCGGAAAAGATTCCACAAAAGCACCACGTCCCGCAATAATCTCTGCGCGGCCATTCGACAGTAAATCAAGTGTGGCGAAATCCTCGAACACGCGAACGGGATCAATGGTGCTTAATACGGTGGTGGCGCTCGTCAGCTTGATTCTACGAGTAACCTGAGAGATGGCTGCCAGAACGACTGGAACCGAAGAAATTGCAAAATCAAGTCGGTGATGCTCACCTACACCAAATACATCAAGCCCTGCTTCATCTGCTAGCTTGGCCGCAGCTACAACTTCGTCGAGTCGTTGTTTTGGGCTAATCTTATTACCGTTATGACAATCAGCTACAATGTCTCCTAAGGTGTAGATACCGAATTCAAAATCGGATGCTGGTGCTGTGGTTACCTCGTTACTCATGATCACAAACCCCTTGTTATTCATATATTTGATAAAGCTTGTTCGTTTATGGAGGATTGTGATTATTATAACACAACAACTTACAAATTGTAAGTTTATGAGTAAATGTTTTTGTAGGATGAAATTAAAATTATCGATGCGAAAAAAACAAATCTACTTTATGATTAATAGGTTATAAATTTAATAGATCACTTAGAAGGACCGGAGGATATCATGGAACAGCAAGCGATTTGGGCAATAGGTATTTTTCTACTGATTTATGGACTGATTATTTCTGAGAAAATTCATCGTACGATCTTAGCGATGTTAGGTGCTATTGTTATGGTAGCGATGGGTATTGTCGATCAGGAGACGGCACTGCATCACATTGATTTTAATACCCTTGGACTACTTGTAGGGATGATGATGATTGTAGGGATTACTGCAGAGACAGGACTCTTTAAATATGCGGCTGTGAAATCAGCTAAGCTAGCGAAAGGGAAACCGAGACGGATACTGATTGCCTTGTTTGTTATTACTGCAATTGCTTCAGCTTTCTTGGATAATGTTACGACAGTGCTGTTAATGGTACCCGTTACTTTCAGTATTACAAGGCAACTACGAATTCATCCGCTACCTTTTTTGATGTCACAAATTATCGCATCGAATGTCGGTGGAACGGCAACATTGATTGGAGATCCGCCTAATATTATGATTGGCAGTGCTGTGAAAGAGCTGACGTTTATGTCTTTTATCAATAATCTGGCACCTGTGATTATCATCATTATGTTGGCGTATATCCCACTTCTACTACTGATGTTTGGTAAACAAATTAAATCCACTCCGGAATTGCAGAAGAGCATCATGGACATGGATGAGAAGGCAATGATTACGGATCATAAGCTGATGCGAAAATGTTTGATTGTACTCGGAATTACGATTGCAGGGTTCTTTTTACATCAGACGCTACATTTGGAGTCCGCTACAGTTGCCTTAGCAGGCGCTTTTTTACTGCTCTTACTAACCGGGGGAGAGCACATGCTGGAAAAAGCTTTTCGTAGTGTGGAATGGATTACGATATTCTTTTTTGTTGGACTGTTTGTTCTGGTATCCGGGCTCGTTGAGACGGGTGTCATCGCGGAGCTGGCTGCCAAGGCGATTGAATTAACGGGTGGGGACGTTCTCATGAGCTCGATGATGATCTTATGGGTAAGTGCGATTGCCTCTGCGTTTCTTGATAATATTCCTTTTGTAGCAACGATGATTCCTTTAATTCAGGAGATGGGGCAGATGGGGATCACCAATCTGGAGCCCCTCTGGTGGAGTTTGGCCTTGGGTGCTTGCTTGGGTGGCAATGGTACATTGATCGGTGCCAGTGCCAATCTGATCGTTGCTGGTCTTGCTGGTAAAGAGGGCTACCCGATTACGTTCATGAAGTATTTGAAGGTGGGTTTCCCTTTAATGCTGCTGTCTATTGTGATCTCAAGCGTATATTTGTATTTAAGATATCTGATGTGAACAAACAGAGGTATTGCGCATGTATAAGCGCAATACCTCTGTTTTTTTGTAAATATAAATGATTCGCTTAACGCACCCGATGTTGAAGATCAATCAAAGCTTAGGCTACTAGCTGGTTCTCAGTTACTATATGATGACGCGCAGATTCAATTAGATACTGCGCCCGTGAACAACCTCCTTGCTTAGATGCAAGGGGGTGTTCGCGTTGTTCATTAATGTGAGTAGGATGTATAATTTTACATTTTATAATTGATAATACTAGGAAAAAAAGTCCGAGAGGAGCCAGGCTAGTGAATGGGCTGCAACGGGAGAATCATGAAGAACTACTTATTCACTTAGATCAAAATATGCAGGCCATTCAGAACAGGCTGGGATATAGTTCAGACATCGTTACGCGCTACATTGAACATGATCAGGGACAGATAGCGATTGTATATCTTGATGGGCTAACCGATAGCAAGACGATTAACGATTTCATATTGAAATCCATCATGGAGCAACGTGGTTTTGACCCTCATCAGTCATCGATGCCGCCTCAATCCTTGTTCCGAATGATTCAGAACTATGGGATCGCGATCGGCAACCTACAAGTCTACACTCACATTCAAGACGTCGTTGGAGAAATTCTTGGGGGAAACACGGCGATTCTGGTGAATGGGTACTCCCAGGCGTTAGTTAGTAGCACGCAAGGTGGTGACAAAAGAGCGGTAAGCGAGCCGACTTCGCAAGCGACCGTAAGAGGTCCCAAGGACAGCTTTACGGAATCCCTCGTGACGAATCTGACGTTGGTAAGACGGCGTATCAAAAGCGAATCACTGCATTTTGAGTCGTTAAAGCTCGGAGAACATACGAAAACGGAAATTCGTGTTGCATATATGCGCGATATTGCAGAAGAAAGTATGGTGCAGGATATCCGAATGAGATTGCAGCAGATTGAGCTGGATGGAGTGTTGGAATCGGGATATCTCGAAGAGTATTTAATAGATCATCCCTATTCCCCTTTCCCCCTCATCTATAACACGGAAAGACCGGATACCGTAGCAGGCAGCTTGCTGGATGGCAGAGTAGCGATCTTTGTTGATGGAACACCGCATGTATTGATCGCACCAGTCAGCTTTTTTCAATTTATTCAGAGCGCGGAGGATTACTACCAACGCTTTTATTTCTCATCCATTCTTCGGATGCTCCGGTTAGTTTCATTTCTTATGTCTTTCCTTACACCAGCACTTTACGTGGCAGCAATAACATTTCATCATGCGATGATTCCAACACCACTCATTATTAGCTTTGCATCTCAATCGGAGAATGTCCCTTTTCCAGCGATTATCCAAGCCTTCATTCTCATCGCAGCACTAGAAATATTATATGAAGCGGGGATTCGGATGCCGAAAGTGATTGGTTCTGCGATCTCTATCGTTGGTGCGTTAGTGATGGGGGAAGCTGCTGTGCAGGCGGGGTTCGTGGCTTCTTCTATGGTAATTGTGATATCCATGACGGCGATCACGACGTTTGCCTTACCCTCGTACAATTTAGGTATTACAGCCCGTCTGTTCCGAGTGGTTTTTCTTGTGCTCGGTGCTACGTTTGGTTTTTTCGGCGTGTTATTAGGTTTATTCTGCGTAGTCGGCCATATGAGTCATTTGAGTTCCTTCGGGTATCCATACCTCACATCCTATGCACCCAATGTTCCCGAGGATCATAAAGATGCGATCTTTCGAGCTCCCCTGTGGAAATTCCGAACGCGTCCAGTAGGGCTTGCCCAGAATAGACGAAAGAAGAGCTAGTCTATCACGGAACATGCGCGAATAAGAAGGAGTCGGAGCCGTGAAGAAGTCGTGGATCGTTCATATTGTACTTATCGGTCTCTCTATTTTGTGTGGGGGTTGCTGGGATCAGACCGAACTCAAAGAAGTGGCTTTGTGTGTCGCGATGTCGATTGAACAAACACCTGATCAGCAATTTTTGTTATCTTTTCAGGTAATTAACCCGGGATCGATCGTAGAGGGTCAGCAAGGTGGTGGTGGAGGAACGTCCAGTGTCACCACGTATAAGAGCACTGGAGTATCTGTTGCGGAAGCTTCGCGTAAAGTTACGATGCAGTTGTCCCGTAAAATGCTATTTTCACATATGTCGGTCATCGTTATTGATAGCGAAATCGCCAAGCAAGGGATTAAAAAAATATTTGACGTCTTCCTGCGGGATCATGAAATGCGCATGCAGACGAACGTGATCATTTCACGTGATGTGCCGGCCTCGAAATTATTGAAGCTTGTCACGACCATGGAGAGAATTCCAGCGAATCAACTTTCACAGCAGTTAATCTTAGTTGAGAAGTTATGGGGGGAGACACACCATATCCAAATCGATGAAGTTATTCGACAATTGGCACATCATGGAAAAGAACTTACCGTTGGTGGCGTAAGCATTGCAGGCGATCAAGATAAGCTAGACAAACGAGATAACACGGATACGATTCAGCCAGCGTCGACATTAATTACCAAGGGAATTGCGATCTTCGATGGGGATAAACTCTGGAGTTGGCTGGATCAAGAGAAAGCTCGAGGATATTTGTGGACACAAAAGACGATGAAGCGCACAGCATTGAGAACGGATTGTAAAGGGCAAAAAGATGGGTTGACGATCGATATCAATCGCGAGAAATCATCATTGCGTGTCATCAAGCGTAATAACCGCTATGTGTTGCATGTGCATATTCAAACTTCCGGATCCATTAGAGAATTAGGCAAATGCTCGAATGAACGCCTTGAGAATGCATTCCTGCTGAAGCTGGAGAAGCAGGTTGGTAAACAGATCCAAGATGAAATCGAGAATACGCTCATTGCTTTACAACAGCAGAAGTTAGATGCTTTTGGGTTTGGAGCTTCTATCGATCGTATGGATCGGAAGGAGTGGAGAAGAATTGAGGACCAATGGCCTGAGCTATTTCGTACAGCAGAGCGGGATGTTCGGGTTGAAATGTCCATAGGGAACACAGGAATGACCATTAATCCGACGCAAGTCGAATAGATCATTATTTCTAAGTAGTGAAGGTGGAGTTATGAGGAATAACCAGAACGTGATGCATTTCTCACAATTATTTCGGTTGATGGTGTTATTCGAGCTAGGAAGTGCCTTAGTGTTCCCACTCAATGTTGAGGCCAAAGAAGCGGGATGGATATCGACGCTGTTAGGCATGGCGTTAGCTTTGTTATTTTACGTCGTGTTCTGTTATATCGCCCGGGATAATCCTCGTCAGCCGTTAACTGTTGTTATCGAAGGCATTATTGGGAGGGTGCCAGGTAAAATCCTAGCCTTTCTTTATACTTTATTTTTCATTTACCAAGCTTCTCGGCAGTTTAATGATTTTGCCCTGTTAATGAATGTATCGGTATTCGACCAAACGCCGATCATTATGATTCATGCCATGATGGTCGTGACCATTGGCTACGTACTGTCCCTTGGGATAGTGGTGCTAGCCCGAACAGGCGAAGTCTTCTATGTCGTAATGCTAAGTATGATTCTACTCTCGAGTGTCTTGATTGTTGTTTCGGGTATTGTGGATCTTGAACGGTTAATGCCGATCCTCGGGGACGGGGTTGGCAGCATTCTGATGTCGTTTCCACGTTCAGTTAATTTTCCGTTTACAGAAGTGATTGCCTTTATGATGTTGACTCCATTCCTGAAAGAGCGTGGGTCCTTACTGCGCACGGGGATCATCAGCTTGATTTTCAGTGGATTAATATTAGCTTGGATTACGGCATTGAATGTTTCCGTGCTGGGCGTGGATATCTTGAGCCAATCGTTTTTTCCTTTCCTGATGTCAATTAGCGAGGTTAATATCTCCAATTTTATTCAACGGTTAGATGTGATCGCAGTTATGATGCTGATCATTGGCGTTTTTTTTAAAGCAAGCATCTTCTATGCGGCTTCTGTAGTTGCGGTTTATCGGTTGTTTCATATGACGAGCTACCGAACGGCGGTCCTTCTTGTAGGAATGGTTACTTTCCTTTCAGCTATTGTGATTAGTCCGAATTCTTCGCATCATATACAAGAGGGTCTCATCTCCAATCAATGGTTTATTTATTTGCCCTTTGAGATGACGATCCCTGTCTTGCTCGGGGGATGGGTGTGGTTGCGTAACAAATTTAAACGCGAACACAATACTTAAAGCTTGGATGGCTTCTTTTTCATTCCTAGAACGTAGAGAATGATGACAAATGCCAGTCCAAAGAGCCATTGAATGGTTGGATGCAGAATTTGAATCCTTCTGAGAATCATCATAATATCTTGGTAAAGAGTTACACCAAGAGGAAGGTCCAGTACGAGATCGAATAATAAACTTCCCACAAGTAGTACTGTGAATATGAGAATGTTCTTCATGTTTTCTCTCCTAAGTTTTAGAGTATGTATCTAGTTGTTCACGAGATGAGCTGAACTTATTCCGATAAAGCAGATCCAACGTGATTTCGCTGGACGGTGGACCGGACGGGTGACAGGGTTGCTAGGGAGCTGGCGGGCTGAGATCGGCTGGGGACCAGGCGCTAATGGTTCGATGGCAGAAAGAGATACGACACCTTATTTTGAAGTGTTTACTGAGCAATATCGTACGTGAACAATAATTAAAAAGCCGCCCAGAGTTGCAGTCTGGGCGGCTTATTGTTGTATATGAATTCAATCTTGATAGGCTGAACAAAAGAATATAACAAAAAGCGAGAAGGATCGGAGGGGAATATTGGAACTGTAGGAGCGATAGCGACCGCCTTTGTCCCTGGATTTCCACCGCAAAGAGCGGTAATAATCAAGAAATCTGGGGACAACAGCGGCCGGAAGTCCAATGATTCACCGCAGTGACTACTGAGCTTTAAGTTAATATCATTAGTTCGGTCTAAATATCTAGAACATTCTATAGCAGTGCTTCGATCGCTGGCTCAATATCCAGAGGATCCACAGTAGACTCGAATC
This window of the Paenibacillus sp. FSL R10-2734 genome carries:
- a CDS encoding ArsB/NhaD family transporter, encoding MEQQAIWAIGIFLLIYGLIISEKIHRTILAMLGAIVMVAMGIVDQETALHHIDFNTLGLLVGMMMIVGITAETGLFKYAAVKSAKLAKGKPRRILIALFVITAIASAFLDNVTTVLLMVPVTFSITRQLRIHPLPFLMSQIIASNVGGTATLIGDPPNIMIGSAVKELTFMSFINNLAPVIIIIMLAYIPLLLLMFGKQIKSTPELQKSIMDMDEKAMITDHKLMRKCLIVLGITIAGFFLHQTLHLESATVALAGAFLLLLLTGGEHMLEKAFRSVEWITIFFFVGLFVLVSGLVETGVIAELAAKAIELTGGDVLMSSMMILWVSAIASAFLDNIPFVATMIPLIQEMGQMGITNLEPLWWSLALGACLGGNGTLIGASANLIVAGLAGKEGYPITFMKYLKVGFPLMLLSIVISSVYLYLRYLM
- a CDS encoding GerAB/ArcD/ProY family transporter, whose product is MRNNQNVMHFSQLFRLMVLFELGSALVFPLNVEAKEAGWISTLLGMALALLFYVVFCYIARDNPRQPLTVVIEGIIGRVPGKILAFLYTLFFIYQASRQFNDFALLMNVSVFDQTPIIMIHAMMVVTIGYVLSLGIVVLARTGEVFYVVMLSMILLSSVLIVVSGIVDLERLMPILGDGVGSILMSFPRSVNFPFTEVIAFMMLTPFLKERGSLLRTGIISLIFSGLILAWITALNVSVLGVDILSQSFFPFLMSISEVNISNFIQRLDVIAVMMLIIGVFFKASIFYAASVVAVYRLFHMTSYRTAVLLVGMVTFLSAIVISPNSSHHIQEGLISNQWFIYLPFEMTIPVLLGGWVWLRNKFKREHNT
- a CDS encoding Ger(x)C family spore germination protein, with the protein product MKKSWIVHIVLIGLSILCGGCWDQTELKEVALCVAMSIEQTPDQQFLLSFQVINPGSIVEGQQGGGGGTSSVTTYKSTGVSVAEASRKVTMQLSRKMLFSHMSVIVIDSEIAKQGIKKIFDVFLRDHEMRMQTNVIISRDVPASKLLKLVTTMERIPANQLSQQLILVEKLWGETHHIQIDEVIRQLAHHGKELTVGGVSIAGDQDKLDKRDNTDTIQPASTLITKGIAIFDGDKLWSWLDQEKARGYLWTQKTMKRTALRTDCKGQKDGLTIDINREKSSLRVIKRNNRYVLHVHIQTSGSIRELGKCSNERLENAFLLKLEKQVGKQIQDEIENTLIALQQQKLDAFGFGASIDRMDRKEWRRIEDQWPELFRTAERDVRVEMSIGNTGMTINPTQVE
- a CDS encoding spore germination protein yields the protein MNGLQRENHEELLIHLDQNMQAIQNRLGYSSDIVTRYIEHDQGQIAIVYLDGLTDSKTINDFILKSIMEQRGFDPHQSSMPPQSLFRMIQNYGIAIGNLQVYTHIQDVVGEILGGNTAILVNGYSQALVSSTQGGDKRAVSEPTSQATVRGPKDSFTESLVTNLTLVRRRIKSESLHFESLKLGEHTKTEIRVAYMRDIAEESMVQDIRMRLQQIELDGVLESGYLEEYLIDHPYSPFPLIYNTERPDTVAGSLLDGRVAIFVDGTPHVLIAPVSFFQFIQSAEDYYQRFYFSSILRMLRLVSFLMSFLTPALYVAAITFHHAMIPTPLIISFASQSENVPFPAIIQAFILIAALEILYEAGIRMPKVIGSAISIVGALVMGEAAVQAGFVASSMVIVISMTAITTFALPSYNLGITARLFRVVFLVLGATFGFFGVLLGLFCVVGHMSHLSSFGYPYLTSYAPNVPEDHKDAIFRAPLWKFRTRPVGLAQNRRKKS
- a CDS encoding LLM class flavin-dependent oxidoreductase; translated protein: MSNEVTTAPASDFEFGIYTLGDIVADCHNGNKISPKQRLDEVVAAAKLADEAGLDVFGVGEHHRLDFAISSVPVVLAAISQVTRRIKLTSATTVLSTIDPVRVFEDFATLDLLSNGRAEIIAGRGAFVESFPLFGYELEDYHRLFTENINLLLELNKHEIMNWEGSFRSPLKDSEIAPRPLQQRLPVWIGVGGSPESAEKAGTLGTGMAIAILSGSPEPFQELAATYRRAGILAGHAPEDLKIAITSHGYIAETSQQALDEYYPYYYSYRNSISPKPGQEYKVSRDDFGQYVSADNTMAVGSPQQIIEKILYQHELFGHSRFMTQLDIGGLPYAKVTKAIELLATEVAPVVRREIAKKNSR